From the genome of Pseudoliparis swirei isolate HS2019 ecotype Mariana Trench chromosome 10, NWPU_hadal_v1, whole genome shotgun sequence, one region includes:
- the phyh gene encoding phytanoyl-CoA dioxygenase, peroxisomal, with the protein MTPFMNDACADMCRHSALCPGYTRSLPSPAVFTGLTTEVHPDWKMSRAAERLRLLINHLDQPPAAIRAAPTFAPTLSSSPAQRLRYTDDTDLLTPEQRLSYEKDGFILIKGLVSEEDIDLFRTAFEQVCRQEVKVPGMMVMRDVAIAKSEFVADQRAVSKVQDFQEDPDLFRYCSLQQILKYVECFTGPNIMAMHTMLINKPPDAGKKTSRHPMHQDLHYFPFRPADRIVCSWTAMERVDRQNGCLVVLPGTHTGTLQEHDYPEWEGGVNKMYHGVRDYDPTLPRVHLEMEQGDTVFFHPLLIHGSGMNQTRGFRKAISCHYASADCYYIDVKGTTQENIEKEVTEIATRKYNMGDELTLKDTWAFKGRLVQGERTTL; encoded by the exons ATGACACCTTTTATGAACGATGCTTGTGCAGACATGTGTCGTCACTCCGCCCTTTGCCCCGGTTACACGCGCTCCCTCCCGTCACCGGCGGTGTTTACCGGGCTCACAACCGAGGTCCACCCCGACTGGAAGATGTCTCGGGCCGCGGAGAGACTCAGATTGCTGATCAATCACCTCGATCAACCCCCCGCCGCCATC AGAGCTGCTCCGACCTTTGCTCCGACACTCAGCTCCAGTCCCGCTCAGAGACTGAG ATACACGGACGACACCGACCTGCTGACCCCAGAGCAGCGACTCTCCTATGAGAAAGATGGCTTCATCCTCATCAAGGGCCTGGTGTCTGAAGAGGACATCGACCTGTTCAG GACGGCGTTTGAACAGGTGTGCCGACAGGAGGTCAAGGTTCCCGGCATGATGGTGATGCGCGACGTGGCGATCGCCAAGTCCGAGTTCGTCGCGGATCAGAGAGCCGTCTCCAAAGTCCAGGATTTCCAGGAGGATCCCGATCTGTTCCGCTACTGCTCCTTGCAGCAG ATCCTGAAGTACGTCGAGTGTTTCACCGGACCCAACATCATGGCCATGCACACGATGCTCATCAACAAGCCTCCCGATGCAG GGAAGAAGACGTCCCGCCACCCGATGCACCAGGACCTGCACTACTTCCCGTTCCGCCCGGCCGATCGGATCGTCTGCTCCTGGACGGCGATGGAGAGAGTGGACCGGCAGAACGGCTGCCTGGTGGTGCTGCCGGGGACGCACACCGGCACGCTGCAGGAGCACGACTACCCGGAGTGggag GGGGGCGTGAACAAGATGTACCACGGGGTGCGCGACTACGACCCGACGCTCCccagggtgcacctggagatGGAGCAGGGCGACACCGTCTTCTTCCACCCGCTGCTCATCCACGGCTCCGGCATGAACCAGACGAGGGGCTTCCGCAAG gccaTCTCCTGCCACTACGCCAGCGCTGACTGCTACTACATCGACGTGAAGGGAACCACGCAGGAAAACATCGAGAAAGAAGTCACGGAGATCGCTACCAGGAAGTACAACATGGGCGACGAGCTCACCTTAAAG gacaCCTGGGCTTTCAAAGGCCGCCTGGTGCAAGGAGAGAGGACCACGCTGTGA